The Watersipora subatra chromosome 1, tzWatSuba1.1, whole genome shotgun sequence genome has a window encoding:
- the LOC137386045 gene encoding splicing factor U2AF 50 kDa subunit-like, with product MVRDSDDERRSSRSDRRRRSRSGSKGRDRHRDKDRGDRSSRRSKDRESSSKKRKPFKYWDIPPVGFEHITPVQYKAMQAAGQIAQTIEVPAAALTLTTNIPFAGSAISRQARRLYVGNIPFGATEQQMMDFFNEQMTLTGLNQSDGLAIIAVQINLDKNFAFLEFRSVDETSAAMAFDGIPFQGQYLKIRRPRDYQPIPGISDNAPEGPTQVISGVISTVVADSPNKIFVGALPNYLTDDQVKELLVSFGPLKSFNLVKDSATGLSKGFAFCEYVDVGVTDQACEGLNGMQLGEKKLVVQRASVGAKGAAGMAVPVQVQVPGLNVTSGPGAATEVICLMNMITAEELEDEDEYEEILEDVREECSKYGPVRSLEIPRPIKGVDVPGCGKIFIEFATTSDAQKAQQSLTGRKFSNRVVVTSYYDPDKYHRREF from the exons ATGGTACGAGATTCTG ATGATGAAAGAAGGTCCAGTAGAAGTGACCGAAGAAGGCGATCGCGTAGTGGATCAAAAGGCCGAGACAGACATAGAGATAAGGACAGAGGAGATCGTAG TAGTCGCCGGTCTAAAGACCGAGAGAGTAGCTCAAAGAAAAGGAAGCCCTTCAAGTATTGGGATATACCACCTGTTGGATTTGAGCATATAACACCAGTGCAGTATAAG GCGATGCAGGCAGCAGGTCAGATTGCACAAACTATAGAAGTTCCGGCAGCAGCACTTACTCTCACCACAAACATCCCTTTTGCCGGCAGCGCCATTTCACGTCAGGCCCGTCGTTTATATGTTG GTAACATCCCATTTGGAGCGACTGAGCAGCAGATGATGGACTTCTTTAATGAACAGATGACCCTGACAGGTCTCAACCAATCAGACGGTCTTGCCATCATTGCTGTGCAGATAAATTTGGATAAGAACTTTGCTTTTCTAGAG TTTCGGTCGGTGGATGAGACGTCTGCAGCCATGGCGTTTGATGGAATCCCCTTTCAAGGTCAATATTTAAAGATTCGCAGGCCTCGTGACTACCAACCCATTCCGGGTATCAGTGACAATGCTCCCGAGGGGCCCACTCAAG TTATCAGCGGAGTCATATCAACTGTTGTTGCTGATTCACCAAACAAGATATTCGTAGGAGCCCTTCCTAACTACCTCACAGACGATCAG GTAAAGGAATTGCTTGTTTCCTTTGGGCCACTCAAATCATTCAATCTGGTCAAGGACAGCGCTACGGGTCTCTCCAAGGGTTTCGCCTTCTGCGAGTATGTCGATGTTGGTGTAACTGATCAG GCGTGCGAAGGACTCAACGGGATGCAGCTTGGAGAGAAGAAATTGGTGGTGCAAAGGGCTAGCGTAGGGGCTAAAGGTGCTGCAGGTATGGCAGTCCCTGTGCAAGTTCAG GTGCCAGGGCTGAATGTTACATCCGGACCTGGAGCTGCTACAGAGGTGATCTGCTTAATGAACATGATAACAGCTGAGGAGCTCGAGGATGAGGACGAATATGAGG AAATCTTGGAGGATGTGAGGGAAGAGTGCAGTAAGTACGGGCCAGTGAGGAGTCTTGAAATACCCAGACCTATCAAGGGAGTGGATGTACCTGGCTGTGGAAAG ATATTCATAGAGTTTGCAACGACATCAGATGCACAGAAGGCGCAGCAGAGTTTGACTGGCAGAAAATTCTCGAACAGAGTAGTTGTCACTTCCTACTATGACCCCGACAAATACCACAGGAGGGAATTCTGA